Part of the Companilactobacillus zhachilii genome is shown below.
CAAACAAAATCTTTTCGCGTTTAACTGGAGCTACCCAACCAGCTGGAGCACCTTTACCATTACCCATACGAACACCTACACCCTTAGCAGTGTATGATTTATGAGGGAAGATTTTAATCCAAACCTTACCACCACGCTTCATGTAACGAGTCATAGCAACACGGGCTGCTTCAATTTGTCTGTTAGTGATCCAACTTGAATCAAGTGATCTCAAGCCGTATTCACCGAATGTAACAGTTTTTCCACCTTTAGCTTCTCCGCGCATCTTTCCACGGAATTCACGACGGTGTTTTACACGTTTTGGTACTAGCATAGATTATTCTCCTTTCCCTTCATTTTTTGTTTCGTTGTTGTGTTGTGGTTTAGCAGGAAGAACTTCACCACGGTAGATCCAAGTCTTAACACCTAAATTACCGTAAGTTGTCTTTGCTTCAACCCAAGCATAGTCGATATCAGCACGCAATGTGTGCAAAGGAACAGTTCCCTCTGTATGCCATTCACGACGAGCCATATCGGCACCGTTTAAACGACCAGAAATTTGTACCTTGATACCTTTAGCACCGGCACGTCTTGAACGTTGAACTGCTTGACGTTGTGCACGTCTGAAAGCAATACGAGCTTCAAGTTGACGAGCGATACTTTCACCAACAAGTTTTGCATCTAGATCAGGTTTCTTGATTTCGATGATGTTGATGTGAATGTTTCTGTTAGTTAGACTGTTTAGTTCATTACGTAATTTTTCAACTTCAGAACCACCCTTACCAATTACCATACCTGGCTTGGCAGTGTGAATTGAAACAGTAACGTTCTTAGCAGTACGTTCGATTTCGATTCTTGAGACAGAAGCATTTGAAAGTTTGTCTTCAATATACTTACGAATCTTAAGATCTTCATGTAAAAATGTTGAAAAGTCTTTGTTGTTTGCATACCATTTGGCATCCCAGTCACGGATTACACCGACACGGAATCCGACTGGATTAATCTTTTGACCCACTAAAAGTTACCTCCTATACTATTCTTTCTCACTTACAACTACTGTAATGTGACTTGTTCTCTTGTTAATTGGTGATGCTGAACCTTTTGCTCTAGGACGGAAACGTTTTAGAGTTGGTCCTTCGTCTACGAATGCTTCGCTAACGAATAAGTTTTGTGCATCTAAATCAAAGTTATGTTCTGCGTTTGCAATTGCTGACTTAAGAGCTTTAGCAATAATTGGAGAGCCTGCTCTAGGTGTGAATTGCAAAATTGCAAGTGCCTCAGCAGCTTGTTTGCCTCTGATTAAGTCAATAACAAGGCGAGCCTTACGAGGTGCAATACGCACGTTAGTAACTCTAGCTGTTGCAGATGTAATTTCTTGTTCTGCCATCATTTAAGTCTCCCTTCTTATTTCTTAGCTGTCTTCTTATCATCTGTTGCGTGACCATGGAATGTACGTGTAGGTACGAATTCACCTAACTTGTGTCCAACCATATCTTCTTGGATATAAACTGGAACATGCTTACGTCCATCATGAACTGCGATTGTGTATCCTACAAAACTAGGAAAAATTGTTGAACGTCTTGACCATGTTTTGATAACTGACTTTTTGTCAGAGTCTGCTTGTGCATCGATCTTCTTTAGAAGGTGTGCATCAGCGAATGGTCCTTTTTTTAAACTACGACTCATCTTATGTCCTCCTTATATTATTCTAATGAATAGTTTACTTACCTTTTCTATGACGAACGATAAGCTTTTCAGATTTGGCATGAGTTGAACGAGTTTTCTTACCAAGAGTCTTCTTACCCCATGGTGACATAGGAGATGGATGACCGATAGGAGCTTTACCTTCACCACCACCGTGTGGGTGATCGTTAGGGTTCATTACTGATCCACGAACTGTAGGTCTCATACCTAACCAGCGCTTACGACCAGCTTTACCAATCTTAATAAGTTCATGTTGTTCATTACCGATTGAACCAACAGTTGCACGGCAAGTTGAAAGAACCAAGCGAACTTCACCAGAAGGCAAACGTAAGATTGAATACTTTCCATCTCTACCAAGCAATTGGATTGAAGTACCGGCTGAACGGCCAAGTTGACCACCCTTACCAGGTTTCAATTCAACGTTGTGGATTGTTGTACCAACAGGAATATCAGCAAGTGCAAGTGCGTTACCTGGTTTGATATCTGCATCTTTACCAGATTCGATAACTTGTCCTACTTCAAGACCCTTAGGAGCTAAGATGTATGATTTAACACCATCTGAATAGTGAATAAGTGCAATATTAGCAGTACGGTTAGGATCGTATTCGATTGACTTAACTGTAGCCTTTACACCGTCTTTGATACGTTTGAAATCAATAACACGGTATTTTTGTTTGTGTCCACCACCACGGTGACGAACTGTAATATGACCGTATGAGTTACGACCAGCAGTATGGCTTTGTGATTCTAGAAGTGTCTTTTCAGGAGTTGTCTTAGTGATCTCAGAAAAGTCAGAACCTGTCATATTACGACGACCGTTTGTGGTTGGTTTATACTTGATAATCGCCATTATTGGACCTCCTTATTTATTCTTCGTCAAAAATCTTAATTTCATCTGAATCTGCTGTAAGTGTAACAATAGCCTTACGACGTTTTGCTGTAAAACCAACATAACGGCCTTGGCGCTTCTTCTTACCAGAAACATTCATGATATTTACTTGTTTAACTTTAACACCGAAAACTTCTTCAACAGCTTGTCTAACAAGAACCTTGTTAGCATCTAGGGCAACATCGAAAGTATATTTCTTGTCGCTCATAGCATCCATTGAGCTTTCAGTTACAACGGGGCGAATAATTACGTCTCTTGCGCTCATTATCCAAGCACCTCCTCAATCTTAGAAAGTGCTGCTTGTGTAACAACTAACTTGTTAGCGTTAATAACGTCAAGAACGTTAACACCTTCTGGTGCAACAACTTTAACTTTATCAATGTTTCTTGCTGATAAAGCAACGTTGTCGTTACCATCTTCAACAACTACAAGAGCTTTATTGTCAGCACCTACTGTATTTAGTAATTGTGCAAAAGCTTTTGTACTTGGTTTGTCGTATGAAATTGAGTCAATAACGATTAGGTTACTGTCAGCAGCCTTTTGTGAAAGTACAGACTTCAATGCCAAACGGCTAACCTTCTTAGGAAGGTGATATGCATAAGATCTTGGTGTAGGGCCGAATACGACACCACCACCTACCCATTGAGGTGATCTAATTGAACCTTGACGAGCACGTCCTGTACCCTTTTGACGCCATGGTTTTCTACCACCACCACGTACTTCGGAACGGTTCTTAACATCATGAGTACCTTGTCTCATTGATGCACGTTGCATGATGACTGCATCTGTAACAACACTATCATTTGGTTCGATACCAAAGATTGCATCTTTTACTTCAACAGCACCGTTCTCAGCACCGTTATCTTTGTAAGCTGTGATTTTTGTCATAACTCATTTCCTCCTTCCTATTTTTGATTAGCTTTAACAGCTGTTTGAATTTTAACTAATGATTTGTTAGCACCGGGAACATTTCCCTTGATCATAATTGCATTGTGTTCAGTATCAACTTTAACGATTTCAAGGTTTTGTGTAGTAACACGGTTGTTACCCATGACACCAGGAAGCATCTTACCCTTGAATACACGGTTAATGATGGCACCCATTGAACCAGCAACACGGTGATATCTAGAACCGTGAGTTTCTGGACCTCTGGCTTGACCAAAACGCTTGATGTTACCTTGCATTCCGTGTCCCTTTGTTGTACCTGTAACGTCGACAATATCACCAGAATTAAATGTATCAACTGTAACGTTGCCACCTAATTCGTAGTCTCCCATTTCAACATCGCGGAATTCGCGAATGTAATGTTTAGGAGTTGTATTTGCCTTTTCTGCATGACCTTTGGCAGGTTTGTTTGATAGAACTTCACGTCTATCTTCAAAACCTAGTTGAACGGCCTCATAACCATCATTTTCAACTGTCTTAAGTTGCATAACAACGTTTGGTGTTGCTTCAACAACTGTTACGGGAACAAGTTCACCGTTGTCAGTGAAAATTTGAGTCATTCCGACTTTTTTACCAAGAATTCCTTTTCTGGCCATGTTTGCACCTCCAATAATTTATTTTTTAATAATTATAATTTAATTTCAATGTCAACACCTGATGGTAGATCCAACTTCATAAGTGAATCAACCGTCTTCTTTGTTGGGTTAACAACGTCGATAAGTCTTTTATGTGTACGCATTTCGAATTGTTCTCTAGAATCCTTATGCTTATGTGGTGAAGCTAACACTGTATATAGTGAACGTTCTGTAGGCAATGGAATTGGACCTGAAATTTGAGCTCCAGTTCTCTTTGCTGTTTCCACAATTTTGTCAGCTGATTGATCTAGAATACGATGTTCATAAGCCTTCAAACGAATGCGAATTTTTTGACTTGCCATGGGGTTACCTCCTTTTTGTCTCTTTCAAGATGACCGGCTCCGTGAAAATATCCGCCAGCCCTGCCGTGGCAAAGCGGCCGGGTGTGTCGCAACCTCTCACTTCTAAGCCGTCGATATTATTTTAATATCACTTTGGTACATACTTCCATACGAAATAAGCACTCTTATAATACTACACGATGAACTCCACATTTTCAAGGTAAAATCAAGCATTTTTTTAAATGTCAGCCGCTTTCTTAAAAAACGATTTTCATCTATACTCTAAAAGAAACCATGGAGGTGTGAATTGAATAATAATCTCGAATTTAGTTATAATAACAGGTTTCCAACAAATAATAAAGACAAATTTTATTTTATTTTGTTCAAGGTTCAAGTAATCCTTAATGCACTCATTATTTTTAGCTATAGTGCGGTAACCAAAAACCTTTATTTGTTTGGGCCAATCATTCTTAATTTATTAGCTTTGTATCTTAAACCTAATCCAGATAAAATTTTGGATCGGATGAATTTTATTTTTCAGTTATTCTTCCAGGTTTTTATCATTGCTGAATCCTATTACTACCTAATCAATGTCACAATGCATCTATATAATTGGAACTTACCGACCTCAATCGGTTTGTGGTTAGTTTCAATGTTGGTCATGTATCTTCCTTATATGATTGTCTTCTATGGAAGAATTAGGAATAAGCTGCTACAACTACTTACAGTCTTTTTTACTTTTGAAGTTATTGCAATGGGTGCATCCAGTATCGTGACATATGGAACAATTTTATATTTTAATCCGTTTATTGGTTTATTAACTAACTCTTCTTTTCTAGGAGCTTTGATTTTCTTAATCCTAACTTTGACCATTATGCACCATTGGAACTACGAGTACCCTAAAATGCGTTTATCGCAAGCTGCAAGTTTTAAAGTTATGGTGCCATTACTAGTAATCAGTATTTGGTTTATTATGTGGAATGCATTTGGTGGCGGCAATACCTTATTAAAGTCCTTTTTTACATTCAACTTTTCAGGCATTTCATTTAAACCTCAATTTGTTCTTAGTGGTCTAGAAGCTGGTTTGGCGGAAGAATTACTATTCAGATATGCTTTCTTAACAATTCTATTGAAAGCTTTTCAAAACAATCGTTATCAAATCTTTTACGCCGCAGGTATTAGTAGCCTTTGTTTTGGTCTAATTCATTTAGGTAATATTTCTGCAGGTCAGAGTTTAGGTAACACAATCAATCAAGCCATTTTTGCTTTCGGTATGGGCTTATTAATGTGTGGTGTTTACTTATATACTGACCTCTTCTATGTACCGGTTATCTTCCATACCCTACTTGATACCCTAGTCTTTAGTGTCTCAGGTGAATTAATGTCTGGCAAAGTAACTATCATAGACAGCTTATTAACCGCGCTAGAGACTGGACTATTTGTAATCGTGGCCATTCTGTTACTAGTTGCTGTTTATAATAGAAGAAACACGTCATTTAATTTTAAATATAGCTATTAAATTCATAACCTAAAATTTAGTCAAAAAGGCTGTTACAAGAAAGTGACGTTCTATACTTTCTTATAACAGCTTTTTTGATGGATTACATTTCAAATCAAAATCGAGGTCAATAATATGATTATTTACAAAGAAAACAGTCATGTGACAAAAAAGAATTTACAGCAATTATATTCAAGCGTTAACTGGACCGCATATACAAACAATCTTGATGTACTTGAAAAAGCCTGCAATAATTCTTTATCAGTAATAACCGCCTGGCATAGTGAACACCTAATAGGTTTAATTAGAGTGATTGGCGATGGATACACAATCATGTACGTTCAAGATATTTTAGTCGAGCCAGCTTTTCAAAACCAAAAGATTGGAACTACTCTAATGAACAAAATTTTGAGTCAATATAAGGACGTCAGACAAAAGGTTCTACTAACAGAAGACGCCGCCGATATAAGACACTTTTATGAGAAATTTGGTTTTAAATCATGTGATGAAGGTTCAACAGTCGCTTTCTATAGAGAATTTTAATTAATAATCAATTTTCCACAAAAAAAGAGAAGATCGAATGATCTTCTCTTTTTGATTGGTTTCACTCTAAAGACTAAGCTTCAGGGTTACCACCGTTCTTCTTAATAATTTCAGCTTGAATTGACTTAGGAACCTTTTCGTAGTGATCCATTGTCATTGTAAATGTACCACGACCTTGAGTTGCTGAACGAAGTGTTGTAGCGTAACCAAACATTTCTGCAAGTGGAACGAAAGCATTGATAAGTTGTGCATTACCACGTGCTTCCATACCTTCAACACGTCCACGACGAGCAGTAACTTGTCCCATAACATCTCCAAGATATTCTTCTGGTGTAACAATTTCAACCTTCATAATAGGTTCAAGAATTACGGCACCAGCACTCTTAGATGCGTTACGTAGTGACATTGAAGCGGCAATCTTAAAGGCAGCTTCTGATGAATCGACTTCGTGGTATGAACCATCATACAACTTGGCCTTAACATCGATCAATGGATAACCGGCAAGAACACCGTTTTCCATAGCTTCCTTCAAACCTTGTTCAACTGATGGAATGTATTCACGAGGAACAACACCACCGACGATAGCGTCTTCGAATTCGAAGCCTTTACCTTCTTCATTAGGTGTAAATTCAACCCATACATCACCATATTGACCTTTACCACCAGATTGACGAACGAACTTACCTTGAGCACTTGTTTGTTGTGTAAATGTTTCACGGTAAGCAACTTGAGGTTCACCAACCTTACATGCAACGTTAAATTCACGTTTCATACGGTCAACCATGATATCCAAGTGCAATTCACCCATTCCGGCGATAAGAGTTTCACCAGTTTCAGGATTTGTTTCAGCTTGGAAAGTAGGATCTTCTTCAGATAGTTTTTGGATAGCAACATCCATCTTATCTCTATCTTCCTTTGAGTTAGGTTCGATAGAAACTTGGATAACTGGATCTGGAATATCCAATGATTCAAGAATCAATGGATCTGAAGGATCTGTTAGAGAATCACCAGTTGTAGTGTTCTTCAAACCGATAACAGCAGCGATATCACCTGAGAATACTTCTGGGATTTCCTTACGGTGGTTAGAATGCATTTGTAGCAAACGACCAACACGTTCACGTTTGTCTTTTGTTGAGTTCAAGACATAAGAACCTGATTCTAGTGAACCTCTATATACACGAATGTATGTTAGACGTCCAACGAATGGGTCAGTAGCGATCTTAAATGCTAGACCAGCAAATGGTTTGCTATCGTCAGCCATAAGTTCAACTTCTGAGTCATCTTTAGGATCTGTAGCTTTATAAGGACGTACATCAAGTGGTGATGGTAGGTAATCAACAACCGCATCCATCAACATTTGAACACCCTTGTTCTTGAAGGCAGAACCTGCAAGAACTGGGAAGAACTTCAAGTTGATTGTAGCCTTACGAATAGCTGCACGAATTTCGTCGTTACTGATTTCTTCACCTTCAAGGTACTTGTCCATGATATCATCATCAACATCAGCAACAGATTCGATCAATTCAGAACGTTTCTTTTCTGCTTCGGCACGGTATTCTTCAGGAACATCAACTGTATCCCACTTTGTACCTAATTCATCTTCATCATAAAGGTCGGCTTTCATTTCGATCAAGTCGATAACACCTTCGAATTTGTCTTCGGCACCAATAGGCATTTGAACAGCATGCGCATTAGCTTGAAGTCTTTCGTGAAGTGTTTCAACTGAGTAGTCGAAGTTAGCACCGATTTTATCCATCTTGTTAACAAAAACAATACGTGGAACACCGTATGTTGAAGCTTGACGCCAAACGTTTTCAGTTTGTGGTTCAACACCAGATTGAGCATCAAGAACTGTAATAGCACCATCTAGCACACGTAGTGAACGTTCAACTTCAATTGTGAAGTCAACGTGTCCGGGAGTATCGATGATGTTGATACGGTTACCTTTCCATTCAGCAGTTGTAGCAGCTGATGTAATAGTAATACCACGTTCTTGTTCTTGGGCCATCCAGTCCATTTGTGAAGCACCATCATGTGTTTCACCAATTTTATGGATTTTACCAGTATAGTACAAAATACGTTCAGTAGTTGTAGTTTTACCGGCATCGATATGGGCCATGATACCAATATTTCTGGTTTCTTCTAGTGGAAATTCACGTTTATTAGCCATGAAAAATTGTTTCTCCTCTCAAATTAACTAGTTTATAAACTAGATCCTACCAACGATAGTGAGCGAATGCACGGTTAGCATCGGCCATCTTATGTGTATCTTCACGTTTTTTAACAGCAGCACCAGTATTGTTAGCTGCATCCATAATTTCATTTGCAAGACGTTGGTCCATTGTATGTTCACCACGTAGACGAGCATAACTTGTGATCCAACGAAGTCCTAAAGTAGTACGACGGTCTGGACGAACTTCGATAGGAATTTGATAGTTAGAACCACCGATACGGCGAGCCTTAACTTCAAGAACAGGCATAACATTGTTCATTGCTTCTTCAAACACGTCCAATGGTTCGTTGCCTGTCTTATCCTTAATAATATCGAATGCACGATATAGAATTGATGAAGCTGTACCTCTTTTACCATCATACATTAAGTGGTTAATCAAACGAGTTACTAGCTTTGAGTTGTACATTGGATCTGGCAAAACATCACGTTTTGGAGCTCTACCTTTACGCATAAAAAATTCCTCCGTTATTACATTATTTCATTAAATAATTAATTTATTGTTATTTCTTAGGTCTCTTAGCACCATATTTTGAACGACTTTGCATACGTCCATCAACACCGGCTGTATCTAAGGCACCACGAACAACGTGATAACGAACACCAGGTAGATCCTTTACACGTCCACCACGGACAAGGACAACACTATGCTCTTGTAGGTTATGACCAATACCAGGGATATATGCTGTTACTTCAATAAGGTTTGATAATCTAACACGGGCGTACTTACGTAGGGCAGAGTTAGGTTTCTTAGGTGTCATTGTTCCGACACGAGTTGCAACACCACGTTTTTGTGGAGCTGGGTTCTTTGTGGCAACTTTCTTCATACTATTGTAGCCGTAGTTCAATGCAGGTGCATCGGACTTAGAAGTTTGTGACTTACGGCCTTTGCGAACTAATTGATTAATTGTAGGCATTCAAAGTTCCTCCTAAAAATTTAAGTACACACATCCAGGTGGTTCATAATTTTGTAAAATAATAAACCACGTGAGTGGCGTACGTTATGAGCTTTATATTTAATAAACAAACTAATATTGCTGCCAATAAAAGCACGTCTACTAGAATACCATCTAAAAAAAGCCATGTCAATGCAACATTTCTAAAAAGTTATCCACAGAACCTCGTAATTTTATCTGAGGTGATTAATTTGAAATACTTTCTATACTTTACTATTTTCATACTAGGAGCTTGCATTATCTCCTTTCTAAAAGTCATTGCACATGATTATCCACAGATCAACACAACACGTCGATCACACTGTGATTACTGCGGTAGGATCTTACGATGGTACGAAATCATCCCTATTGCAGGCTATTTCATAACTAATGGTAAATGCTCAAGCTGTAAAAATCAAATCAATTTTTGGCATCCAATAATAGAGGCTATTGGCGGTTTGATGTTTTTATTGGTTGTCTCTTTAGGAGATTATAAATACTTACCATTACTTATTGGATTAACAATTTTAGGATTTAGCGATGCAGAGTATGGTTATGTCTACCCTGCCACTTACTTAATAATCCTGCCGACCATCTTATTAAGTCACTTGCACATCTTAAATGCTTTATTAACTTATTTAATTCTCCTATTAATAAGTCGCAAATATGCTTTTGGTTTAGGAGATATCGAAATACTGGCCATGCTCAGTTTGATATTTGGTTTAATTATCACACTGTGGATACTTACCATTGCCTGTTCAATGTGTATCGTTACTTTCCTAATCATTAAAAAAAGATCATTTAGATTTATCCCCTATCTAACTTTCGCTACGGGTATCGTCTATCTGATCTTATCGTTTAATATGCGTGGTGCTAGTTGATTTTCGACTATGGTTTTAAAATTACTTTTTAAAATCCAGATACGCCCCATATCCTATAACTTTAGCCATTAGTAACATAATAATACTGAAAATTGTTCACTAATGATTTAAAAGTAAAGAATAAACTAGCCGGAAAGAGCAAGAAATTTTGGTTGCTCTTGGAGGTGACATATTTAATATCTTATCTATTAGGCAAAATCTTTTCTAATTTAAGCCAGTTAACACAAAGTTCCCACCATTTAGTATCGAACTCATTCAAATTGTCTTCATTACCAGGATTTTGAGTTATGTAATTTCCTAGAGACAATCCATGAGCACCTGATCCAAATAAGTGCATTTCATACGGAATATGCAACATATCCATCTTTTGCGCATAAAGAATCGAATTCATTACTGGCACTGTGGCATCGGTAACTGTCTGCCAAATAAAAGTTGGCTTCCCATGTTCAGTTAAATGTTCTTGTGCTTGCCAATAATAAATATCTGGTGCAATCTTCATAGCCCAGTCTTCGTCTTTAGGCCAACCAATCGTCATATCGATCACTGGATAGCATAAAATATTGGCTGCAGGTCGAACTGACAATTCATCGCTGAAAAATTTAGTTCGTTGCTCCTCATCTAACATAATAGAATTAAAGTTTGCCACCACATGACTTCCAGCTGAAAATCCGACTAGAACTACTCTACTTAAATCAATATGGTGCTCATCATCTTGTGTTTTCAACCAGTTTAAAGTAGTAGCAAGTTCTTGCAATGCCAATGGATAAACCGTTTTGTCATCGTCAACTAATTGATAATCTAAAACTAAGGCATGCATACCTAATGCATTAAACTTAAAAGCAATCGGCTGAGCTTCTCTGTCAGTTAAAAATTTAAAAGCTCCCCCTGGACAAATAATTGCCAATGGACGTTTTGTTGGTGCTCCAAAATCGGCAATTGGATCAACCCAATATGTATCTAAATTGAATTTGGTATCTTGATAAGCTAGCTCTTGTTTTTGCAAAATCTTAACCCCCAAATTATTTTTTCATGTTTTTATTATACAACTAAAGATTGAAAATACGCGTGGTGCTAGTTAAATATGCCACCTCCAAGAGCAAGAAGTTAGGTCGCTATGGGGACCGACAAAAGCCAAGGTCTTTTGTCTAGATTTTGAACCTCGCACAAATCGCGAGTTTCAAAAGTTGTCCCGTGGTGTAAGCACTAAAGTGCTAACGCCACCTGCACAGCGACCTAATTTCTTGCTCTTTCCGGCTAGTTCATTGTTTGTTTTTGAATCAATGACTACAATTACTGGATATGGATGGAGTATGTTCTGAATCTTTTGTCTTTTAAAACTTAAAAATTATTTCAACTACATAATCAAAAAATCAATTAGCACCACGAGTATTGAGAATCGTTTTTTAAGCGGTTCAATCCTATTAATTGCACAAAAAAAGTCGACCTGATGGTCGACTTTTTACTATGATTAATGCTTTTCTTCTTTAGCTGCATCTTCAGCTTTCATTTGAGCTTCGATGTCAGAAATTGTGTAGGCACCATTCAATGAGTTATCTGCCATAGGACCAACTTTCTTTGGTTCCATGTGGTTGTACTTAGCCATACCAGTACCGGCAGGAATAAGTTTACCAATAATAACATTTTCCTTAAGTCCAAGAAGTGGATCATTCTTACCACGGATTGAAGCGTCAGTAAGAACTCTTGTTGTTTCCTGGAAGGAAGCGGCTGACAAGAAACTGTTTGTTTCA
Proteins encoded:
- the rplP gene encoding 50S ribosomal protein L16 produces the protein MLVPKRVKHRREFRGKMRGEAKGGKTVTFGEYGLRSLDSSWITNRQIEAARVAMTRYMKRGGKVWIKIFPHKSYTAKGVGVRMGNGKGAPAGWVAPVKREKILFEIGGVSEEVAREALRLASHKLPVRTKFVKREEVGGADEG
- the rpsC gene encoding 30S ribosomal protein S3 produces the protein MGQKINPVGFRVGVIRDWDAKWYANNKDFSTFLHEDLKIRKYIEDKLSNASVSRIEIERTAKNVTVSIHTAKPGMVIGKGGSEVEKLRNELNSLTNRNIHINIIEIKKPDLDAKLVGESIARQLEARIAFRRAQRQAVQRSRRAGAKGIKVQISGRLNGADMARREWHTEGTVPLHTLRADIDYAWVEAKTTYGNLGVKTWIYRGEVLPAKPQHNNETKNEGKGE
- the rplV gene encoding 50S ribosomal protein L22, which produces MAEQEITSATARVTNVRIAPRKARLVIDLIRGKQAAEALAILQFTPRAGSPIIAKALKSAIANAEHNFDLDAQNLFVSEAFVDEGPTLKRFRPRAKGSASPINKRTSHITVVVSEKE
- the rpsS gene encoding 30S ribosomal protein S19, producing the protein MSRSLKKGPFADAHLLKKIDAQADSDKKSVIKTWSRRSTIFPSFVGYTIAVHDGRKHVPVYIQEDMVGHKLGEFVPTRTFHGHATDDKKTAKK
- the rplB gene encoding 50S ribosomal protein L2, whose protein sequence is MAIIKYKPTTNGRRNMTGSDFSEITKTTPEKTLLESQSHTAGRNSYGHITVRHRGGGHKQKYRVIDFKRIKDGVKATVKSIEYDPNRTANIALIHYSDGVKSYILAPKGLEVGQVIESGKDADIKPGNALALADIPVGTTIHNVELKPGKGGQLGRSAGTSIQLLGRDGKYSILRLPSGEVRLVLSTCRATVGSIGNEQHELIKIGKAGRKRWLGMRPTVRGSVMNPNDHPHGGGEGKAPIGHPSPMSPWGKKTLGKKTRSTHAKSEKLIVRHRKGK
- the rplW gene encoding 50S ribosomal protein L23, with protein sequence MSARDVIIRPVVTESSMDAMSDKKYTFDVALDANKVLVRQAVEEVFGVKVKQVNIMNVSGKKKRQGRYVGFTAKRRKAIVTLTADSDEIKIFDEE
- the rplD gene encoding 50S ribosomal protein L4, translating into MTKITAYKDNGAENGAVEVKDAIFGIEPNDSVVTDAVIMQRASMRQGTHDVKNRSEVRGGGRKPWRQKGTGRARQGSIRSPQWVGGGVVFGPTPRSYAYHLPKKVSRLALKSVLSQKAADSNLIVIDSISYDKPSTKAFAQLLNTVGADNKALVVVEDGNDNVALSARNIDKVKVVAPEGVNVLDVINANKLVVTQAALSKIEEVLG
- the rplC gene encoding 50S ribosomal protein L3, producing MARKGILGKKVGMTQIFTDNGELVPVTVVEATPNVVMQLKTVENDGYEAVQLGFEDRREVLSNKPAKGHAEKANTTPKHYIREFRDVEMGDYELGGNVTVDTFNSGDIVDVTGTTKGHGMQGNIKRFGQARGPETHGSRYHRVAGSMGAIINRVFKGKMLPGVMGNNRVTTQNLEIVKVDTEHNAIMIKGNVPGANKSLVKIQTAVKANQK
- the rpsJ gene encoding 30S ribosomal protein S10, whose amino-acid sequence is MASQKIRIRLKAYEHRILDQSADKIVETAKRTGAQISGPIPLPTERSLYTVLASPHKHKDSREQFEMRTHKRLIDVVNPTKKTVDSLMKLDLPSGVDIEIKL
- a CDS encoding CPBP family intramembrane glutamic endopeptidase is translated as MNNNLEFSYNNRFPTNNKDKFYFILFKVQVILNALIIFSYSAVTKNLYLFGPIILNLLALYLKPNPDKILDRMNFIFQLFFQVFIIAESYYYLINVTMHLYNWNLPTSIGLWLVSMLVMYLPYMIVFYGRIRNKLLQLLTVFFTFEVIAMGASSIVTYGTILYFNPFIGLLTNSSFLGALIFLILTLTIMHHWNYEYPKMRLSQAASFKVMVPLLVISIWFIMWNAFGGGNTLLKSFFTFNFSGISFKPQFVLSGLEAGLAEELLFRYAFLTILLKAFQNNRYQIFYAAGISSLCFGLIHLGNISAGQSLGNTINQAIFAFGMGLLMCGVYLYTDLFYVPVIFHTLLDTLVFSVSGELMSGKVTIIDSLLTALETGLFVIVAILLLVAVYNRRNTSFNFKYSY
- a CDS encoding GNAT family N-acetyltransferase; its protein translation is MIIYKENSHVTKKNLQQLYSSVNWTAYTNNLDVLEKACNNSLSVITAWHSEHLIGLIRVIGDGYTIMYVQDILVEPAFQNQKIGTTLMNKILSQYKDVRQKVLLTEDAADIRHFYEKFGFKSCDEGSTVAFYREF
- the fusA gene encoding elongation factor G, with translation MANKREFPLEETRNIGIMAHIDAGKTTTTERILYYTGKIHKIGETHDGASQMDWMAQEQERGITITSAATTAEWKGNRINIIDTPGHVDFTIEVERSLRVLDGAITVLDAQSGVEPQTENVWRQASTYGVPRIVFVNKMDKIGANFDYSVETLHERLQANAHAVQMPIGAEDKFEGVIDLIEMKADLYDEDELGTKWDTVDVPEEYRAEAEKKRSELIESVADVDDDIMDKYLEGEEISNDEIRAAIRKATINLKFFPVLAGSAFKNKGVQMLMDAVVDYLPSPLDVRPYKATDPKDDSEVELMADDSKPFAGLAFKIATDPFVGRLTYIRVYRGSLESGSYVLNSTKDKRERVGRLLQMHSNHRKEIPEVFSGDIAAVIGLKNTTTGDSLTDPSDPLILESLDIPDPVIQVSIEPNSKEDRDKMDVAIQKLSEEDPTFQAETNPETGETLIAGMGELHLDIMVDRMKREFNVACKVGEPQVAYRETFTQQTSAQGKFVRQSGGKGQYGDVWVEFTPNEEGKGFEFEDAIVGGVVPREYIPSVEQGLKEAMENGVLAGYPLIDVKAKLYDGSYHEVDSSEAAFKIAASMSLRNASKSAGAVILEPIMKVEIVTPEEYLGDVMGQVTARRGRVEGMEARGNAQLINAFVPLAEMFGYATTLRSATQGRGTFTMTMDHYEKVPKSIQAEIIKKNGGNPEA
- the rpsG gene encoding 30S ribosomal protein S7, giving the protein MRKGRAPKRDVLPDPMYNSKLVTRLINHLMYDGKRGTASSILYRAFDIIKDKTGNEPLDVFEEAMNNVMPVLEVKARRIGGSNYQIPIEVRPDRRTTLGLRWITSYARLRGEHTMDQRLANEIMDAANNTGAAVKKREDTHKMADANRAFAHYRW